A region of Sulfurovum sp. DNA encodes the following proteins:
- the kdsA gene encoding 3-deoxy-8-phosphooctulonate synthase: MILIAGPCVLESRDNVMRIAESLNKYHEDCTKNFYFKASFDKANRTSLDSFRGPGLEEGLKMLAEIKEQFGYKILTDVHDYTQPQAVAEVADVLQIPAFLCRQTDLLIAVAKTDAVVNIKKGQFLAPAAMEHSVKKILKTRGFEGKVSYKNAQKYKVWLTERGTTFGYGNLIVDMRGLVTMREFAPVIFDATHSVQMPASGGTSSGGDSLFVPYLSRAAASVGVDGFFFETHFDPSIALSDGPNMIQLQKLDTLIEQIDTIRLIVE; the protein is encoded by the coding sequence ATGATTTTAATTGCTGGACCTTGTGTTCTTGAGAGCCGTGATAATGTAATGCGTATTGCTGAGTCACTTAATAAATATCATGAAGACTGTACTAAAAATTTTTATTTTAAAGCAAGCTTTGATAAAGCTAATCGTACCTCGCTTGACTCATTTCGTGGACCAGGACTTGAAGAGGGTCTAAAAATGCTTGCCGAGATTAAAGAGCAGTTTGGGTATAAAATACTCACCGATGTACATGATTATACACAACCTCAAGCAGTGGCAGAAGTAGCCGATGTACTTCAAATACCAGCATTTTTGTGTCGTCAGACTGACCTATTGATTGCAGTAGCAAAGACTGATGCGGTGGTGAATATCAAGAAAGGGCAGTTTCTTGCTCCTGCAGCAATGGAGCATTCGGTCAAGAAGATACTTAAAACCCGTGGTTTTGAAGGAAAGGTAAGTTATAAAAATGCACAGAAGTATAAGGTATGGCTAACTGAGCGGGGTACAACATTTGGTTACGGTAATCTTATTGTTGATATGCGAGGCTTGGTAACTATGCGAGAGTTTGCTCCAGTTATCTTTGATGCAACCCACTCGGTACAGATGCCAGCATCTGGAGGAACAAGTAGTGGTGGAGATAGCTTGTTTGTCCCATATCTCTCGAGAGCGGCAGCTTCTGTAGGTGTGGATGGCTTCTTCTTTGAGACTCACTTTGACCCAAGTATTGCGCTCAGTGATGGTCCCAATATGATACAATTACAAAAACTAGACACACTCATTGAACAGATTGATACAATTAGATTAATTGTAGAATAA
- a CDS encoding biopolymer transporter ExbD: protein MFSWDDSPDLNITPLVDVMLVLMAILMITAPTINFQEQIDLPQGSKTVKVVKPKTLTIRMDKNQKIYLNRDTFTLATFADDFINKSISMDKSSEVYIRADEHLRYRDIMYLLKKY from the coding sequence ATGTTTTCTTGGGATGATAGTCCAGATCTAAACATTACACCTTTAGTTGATGTCATGCTAGTACTAATGGCAATTTTGATGATTACTGCACCTACAATCAATTTTCAAGAGCAAATTGATTTACCCCAAGGTTCTAAAACAGTTAAGGTAGTTAAGCCCAAAACACTTACTATCCGAATGGATAAGAATCAAAAAATTTATCTAAATAGAGATACATTTACATTAGCAACTTTTGCGGATGATTTTATTAACAAATCTATCTCCATGGATAAAAGTTCTGAGGTTTATATCCGTGCTGATGAACATTTGCGCTATAGGGATATCATGTATTTACTCAAAAAGTATTAA
- a CDS encoding F0F1 ATP synthase subunit gamma has translation MANLKEIKRKIGSVKNTQKTTNAMKLVSSAKLRRTEELAKRSRVYATKLTELLYEIAQKIQRASKDEIDNIYFKAAKEPKVVDIVFITADKGLCGGFNAQTIKRVNQMISDYKATNIKVRLRAVGRKGIDYFKFNNIELNNEIVGLSAAPDYAQAAEFINEVSQAFVSGETDRIVMVHNGYVNMISQEIRENQVLPVDPSELDLVSASTSELEVEPDDDSTLLDALVKRYVEYSMYYSLIDSLAAEHSARMQAMDAATKNAKEMVKTLTIQYNKARQEAITTELIEIISGMESMK, from the coding sequence ATGGCTAATTTAAAAGAGATTAAGCGTAAGATTGGAAGTGTAAAGAATACACAGAAGACTACTAATGCCATGAAACTTGTCTCTTCTGCAAAATTAAGAAGAACAGAGGAGCTTGCAAAAAGATCACGAGTTTATGCCACAAAACTGACTGAACTCCTCTATGAGATTGCCCAGAAGATACAAAGAGCAAGTAAAGATGAGATTGACAATATCTACTTTAAGGCAGCAAAAGAGCCTAAGGTGGTTGATATTGTCTTTATTACAGCAGACAAAGGTCTTTGTGGTGGATTTAATGCACAGACGATCAAAAGAGTTAACCAGATGATTTCTGACTATAAGGCTACCAATATAAAAGTACGTCTTAGAGCGGTTGGAAGAAAAGGAATTGACTATTTCAAGTTTAATAATATTGAGTTAAATAATGAGATTGTGGGACTCTCTGCCGCACCAGATTATGCGCAAGCAGCAGAGTTTATCAATGAAGTCTCTCAAGCATTTGTTAGTGGTGAAACGGATCGTATCGTCATGGTTCATAATGGATATGTTAATATGATTTCACAAGAAATTAGAGAGAATCAGGTACTCCCTGTTGATCCATCTGAATTGGATTTAGTATCTGCATCTACTTCAGAACTTGAAGTAGAGCCTGATGATGATAGCACACTGCTTGATGCACTGGTTAAACGTTATGTAGAGTATAGTATGTACTATTCACTTATTGACTCACTAGCAGCAGAGCACTCTGCACGTATGCAAGCAATGGATGCGGCAACAAAGAATGCTAAAGAGATGGTTAAAACACTGACTATACAGTATAACAAAGCAAGACAAGAAGCGATTACAACTGAACTCATTGAGATTATCAGTGGTATGGAATCAATGAAATAA
- a CDS encoding DUF3108 domain-containing protein, with translation MLRKIITVLGLMVLMNNTLLAQILHAKYKVTYGIIGKVGTAQATLKKSGSRYRIHIDMAATGLAKFLSGNRKEKHISIGHIRKGIMISDRYEVTREYRDTKVVKYYEIDHRHKRVHKVYKEYKEGKLVKEENQILDFYASNDLLTLYFNLNYLLPNKQKPGQYEFMAVGAEKQHGRISVLIPSHREISSYKDDLGKGAAWYATVIIHQRIFMSKEGRLQIAVGKDGVTQIALLKDLILFGDIRAKRFK, from the coding sequence GTGCTAAGAAAGATTATAACGGTTTTAGGCTTAATGGTATTGATGAACAATACATTATTGGCACAAATACTACATGCAAAGTATAAAGTTACCTATGGAATTATAGGTAAAGTAGGGACTGCTCAAGCAACTCTAAAAAAGAGTGGTTCTCGCTACCGCATACATATTGATATGGCAGCAACTGGTTTGGCAAAATTTCTCAGTGGTAATCGAAAAGAGAAACATATCTCTATAGGACATATTAGGAAAGGTATTATGATAAGTGACCGCTATGAGGTTACAAGGGAATATCGAGACACCAAAGTAGTTAAATATTATGAAATCGATCATCGTCACAAACGTGTGCATAAAGTGTATAAAGAGTATAAAGAAGGGAAATTGGTCAAAGAGGAGAATCAAATACTTGACTTTTATGCCTCTAATGACCTGCTAACACTCTATTTTAATTTAAATTATCTTCTGCCCAATAAACAAAAACCAGGGCAATATGAATTTATGGCAGTTGGTGCAGAGAAGCAACACGGAAGAATATCAGTTCTTATACCATCTCATCGGGAGATTTCATCATACAAAGATGATCTAGGTAAGGGAGCGGCATGGTACGCTACGGTTATTATTCACCAAAGAATATTTATGAGCAAAGAGGGAAGGCTTCAGATTGCTGTAGGCAAAGATGGAGTTACGCAAATTGCCCTTCTTAAGGATCTCATTCTATTTGGAGATATTCGTGCAAAGAGGTTTAAATAA
- the atpA gene encoding F0F1 ATP synthase subunit alpha, whose product MAVKLQADEISSIIKERIENFEIDININEIGKVVGIADGITTVYGLNNVMAGEVVEFENGARGLVLNLEEANVGVVVLGTSAGIKEGMSVKRLGELLKTPVGEGLMGRVVSPLGEALDGKGAVELTEYRFIEEKAPGIMARKSVHEPLQTGIKAIDALVPVGRGQRELIIGDRQTGKTTLAIDTIINQKGQDVVCIYVAIGQKQSTVAATVKKLEEHGAMDYTIIVNAGASDSAALQFLAPYAGVTMAEYFRDNGRHAVIFYDDLSKHAVAYREMSLILRRPPGREAYPGDVFYLHSRLLERAAKLNDDLGAGSITAFPIIETQAGDVAAYIPTNVISITDGQIFLETDLFNSGIRPAINVGLSVSRVGGAAQIKATKQVSGTLRLDLASFRELQAFAQFASDLDDHTRAQLERGQRMVEVLKQGPYSPVPIEKQVVIIFAGANGYLDDIPASAVVKFEAELMPFMEAKYMNVLDMIRNDKKITDETDTELRKAIEDFKTSFAV is encoded by the coding sequence GATATTAATATCAATGAAATAGGAAAAGTTGTAGGTATTGCAGATGGTATTACAACTGTATATGGTCTAAATAATGTTATGGCTGGTGAAGTTGTAGAGTTTGAGAACGGTGCAAGAGGCCTTGTTTTGAATCTAGAAGAGGCAAATGTTGGCGTTGTTGTTCTGGGAACAAGTGCAGGTATTAAAGAAGGTATGAGTGTCAAAAGGCTTGGAGAGCTTCTCAAGACACCAGTAGGCGAAGGGTTGATGGGAAGAGTAGTGAGTCCTCTTGGAGAGGCACTTGATGGCAAAGGTGCAGTTGAATTAACTGAATATCGGTTTATTGAAGAGAAGGCACCTGGTATTATGGCACGTAAATCTGTTCATGAGCCTCTTCAGACAGGGATTAAAGCAATTGATGCACTTGTGCCAGTAGGTAGAGGACAGAGAGAGTTAATTATTGGTGATAGACAGACAGGAAAGACAACACTTGCAATTGATACAATTATCAATCAGAAAGGTCAGGATGTTGTATGTATTTATGTTGCCATTGGTCAGAAGCAATCTACAGTTGCGGCAACTGTTAAAAAACTTGAAGAACATGGCGCAATGGATTATACAATTATTGTTAATGCAGGTGCTTCTGATTCTGCAGCACTTCAGTTTCTAGCACCATATGCTGGTGTTACCATGGCAGAATACTTTAGAGATAATGGTAGGCATGCAGTAATCTTCTATGACGATCTCTCTAAACACGCTGTTGCATATAGAGAGATGTCACTTATTCTTAGAAGACCTCCAGGTCGTGAAGCATATCCTGGAGATGTTTTCTATCTACACTCAAGATTGCTTGAAAGGGCTGCAAAGCTTAATGATGATCTTGGTGCAGGCTCAATTACTGCATTTCCAATTATTGAAACACAAGCAGGTGATGTTGCAGCATACATTCCAACAAATGTTATCTCTATTACGGATGGTCAAATTTTTCTTGAGACAGATCTTTTTAACTCTGGTATTAGACCTGCGATTAATGTTGGTCTTTCTGTATCAAGAGTTGGTGGTGCTGCACAGATTAAAGCAACAAAACAGGTTTCTGGTACACTAAGACTTGACCTTGCATCATTCCGTGAGCTTCAAGCATTTGCACAGTTTGCTTCTGATCTTGATGACCACACAAGAGCACAGCTTGAGCGTGGACAGAGAATGGTTGAAGTACTTAAGCAGGGACCATACTCTCCAGTACCTATTGAAAAACAGGTAGTAATTATTTTTGCAGGCGCTAATGGCTATCTTGACGATATTCCTGCTTCTGCTGTAGTAAAGTTTGAGGCAGAGCTTATGCCATTTATGGAAGCAAAATATATGAATGTGCTTGATATGATAAGAAATGATAAAAAGATTACAGATGAGACAGATACTGAATTGAGAAAAGCAATCGAAGATTTTAAAACTTCATTTGCGGTATAA
- a CDS encoding mechanosensitive ion channel family protein: MPLDVNTSTQQIVEKIPQEVNTIDHSILWQIQGSLDPLYTKYPFLTKMILGIPLANLIAATIVFILVLLLREFFTYIILTLLYKIAAYTKTIYDDRIIAALKQPLRFLFIIIAVHLFLLLSYKETFFIKNLLNSMLVYTLFWAILNMIEVLRGLLYRATSFLNPDLSIEMGNFLLTLLKILIGGIGLATILTVWNINVTALIASLGLGGLAFALAAKDTASNLFGSFALLADKSIRIGEWIKVSNVEGVVEDIGMRTTKIRSFQKTLITVPNQLIANQPIENFSRRGIRRIKMYVGLTYSTTSKQIIKIKEEIETMLKNHKGISQEDMPMIYFDSFGGSSLNIFIYAFTVTTNWGRYLEIREDIHLKIMQIVESNDSSFAFPSQSIYVESLPAPIQRPVKD; the protein is encoded by the coding sequence ATGCCTTTAGATGTGAACACATCAACACAACAAATTGTAGAAAAAATTCCTCAAGAAGTTAATACAATCGATCATTCGATTCTATGGCAGATCCAAGGATCCTTGGATCCCCTATATACAAAATACCCATTTTTGACCAAGATGATACTAGGTATCCCATTAGCAAATCTCATCGCTGCTACTATTGTATTTATTCTTGTGCTATTGCTAAGAGAATTTTTTACATATATTATTTTAACTCTCTTATATAAAATTGCAGCGTACACCAAAACTATTTACGACGATCGTATTATTGCAGCCCTTAAGCAGCCATTGCGCTTTCTTTTTATTATCATTGCGGTACATCTTTTTTTACTTCTATCCTACAAAGAGACATTTTTTATTAAAAACCTTCTCAATTCCATGCTAGTCTATACGCTCTTTTGGGCTATACTAAACATGATTGAAGTACTCCGTGGGCTTTTGTACCGTGCAACATCTTTCTTAAACCCTGATCTCTCTATAGAAATGGGGAATTTTTTACTGACTTTGTTAAAGATTCTTATTGGGGGTATTGGACTTGCTACTATACTTACTGTCTGGAACATCAATGTCACTGCTCTTATTGCATCACTTGGCTTAGGTGGTCTTGCCTTTGCTCTAGCTGCCAAAGATACTGCCTCTAACCTCTTTGGTTCTTTTGCACTGCTTGCAGATAAATCTATTCGTATTGGTGAGTGGATTAAGGTTAGCAATGTTGAGGGGGTAGTTGAAGATATTGGTATGCGAACTACAAAAATACGTTCATTTCAAAAAACTCTCATTACTGTACCCAATCAATTGATTGCCAACCAACCCATAGAAAACTTCTCTCGCAGAGGTATTCGCCGTATTAAGATGTATGTAGGATTGACCTATAGTACAACCTCGAAACAGATCATTAAGATTAAAGAAGAGATTGAGACAATGCTCAAAAACCATAAAGGTATCAGCCAAGAAGATATGCCAATGATCTATTTTGACTCTTTCGGGGGTTCATCATTGAATATTTTCATTTATGCCTTTACTGTGACAACAAACTGGGGAAGATACCTTGAAATACGAGAGGATATTCATCTTAAGATTATGCAGATTGTTGAAAGTAATGACAGTAGTTTTGCCTTTCCTTCACAAAGTATTTATGTGGAGTCACTACCTGCACCAATACAAAGACCAGTTAAAGATTAA
- a CDS encoding TonB C-terminal domain-containing protein — MDSGVEDAYRAHVQEMLEGWPTQSNFAGEKVKVHLMIDPDGHFEFMIKRKSADSNFNIALEEYLKQLQKLGFGPHKGSRAYLFEVHFIAKD; from the coding sequence ATGGATAGTGGTGTGGAAGATGCTTATCGCGCACATGTACAGGAGATGCTTGAAGGGTGGCCTACACAAAGTAATTTTGCTGGAGAGAAGGTGAAGGTGCATCTTATGATAGACCCAGATGGACACTTTGAGTTTATGATTAAACGTAAGTCAGCCGATTCAAATTTTAATATAGCATTAGAAGAGTATTTAAAGCAACTTCAAAAGCTTGGTTTTGGTCCACATAAAGGAAGTCGAGCCTATCTTTTTGAAGTGCATTTTATAGCCAAAGATTAA
- the ribH gene encoding 6,7-dimethyl-8-ribityllumazine synthase, translating into MKIVEGNLSVDKSKKVAIINARFNHFITDRLVDGAKDAYARHGGDPKTLDLILVPGAFEIPFALDKALTSGKYDAVCCLGAVIRGATPHFDYVSAEATKGVANITLRHGKPVTFGVLTVDNIEQAIERAGTKAGNKGTEAMVGLIELMNLYGEMEN; encoded by the coding sequence ATGAAAATTGTAGAAGGAAATCTCTCTGTAGATAAGAGTAAAAAAGTGGCAATTATTAATGCACGTTTTAATCATTTCATTACTGATAGACTGGTAGATGGAGCCAAAGATGCATATGCAAGACATGGTGGAGATCCAAAAACACTTGATCTCATTTTGGTACCTGGGGCATTTGAAATCCCATTTGCACTTGATAAAGCATTGACTTCAGGAAAATATGATGCTGTCTGTTGTCTTGGTGCGGTTATTCGAGGCGCAACACCTCATTTTGACTATGTCTCAGCAGAGGCAACTAAAGGTGTAGCAAATATTACACTTAGGCATGGTAAACCAGTAACTTTTGGTGTATTAACGGTTGATAATATAGAGCAAGCAATAGAGAGAGCAGGTACAAAAGCAGGGAACAAGGGTACTGAGGCAATGGTAGGATTGATAGAGTTAATGAACCTTTATGGTGAGATGGAAAACTAA
- a CDS encoding DMT family transporter: MKEKIKNMDRGILLMLLASLTFAIMGGFAKLLTQQMPALEVTFFRNIFGVVIIAVAIWKTPLKQQGGKPVLLFFRGVMGFLALLAYFYIMGHIPLGEAITYNKTSPLFVAFFAWIFLKEKLHWSAIIALILGFSGIVLIAQPQGGVFDKYDILGIFSGIGAALAYTSIRELRQYYDTRAIVMSFMLLGTLGPLLFMAIGSMYEVPQEWDWIIAPFIMPQKVQWLYIVAVGTSATISQLLMTKAYELTKAGVVGTISYTNIIFGMFIGIVLGDPIPSFLTVLGIILVIMSGLIVALVKEKP; the protein is encoded by the coding sequence ATGAAAGAAAAGATTAAAAATATGGATAGAGGTATTTTATTAATGCTTCTTGCCTCTCTAACCTTTGCTATAATGGGTGGATTTGCCAAGCTACTTACACAGCAGATGCCTGCACTTGAAGTAACCTTTTTTCGAAATATTTTTGGTGTGGTCATTATTGCTGTTGCTATTTGGAAAACCCCACTTAAGCAGCAAGGAGGTAAACCAGTTTTACTTTTTTTCCGTGGAGTTATGGGATTCTTGGCACTGCTTGCCTATTTTTATATTATGGGTCATATTCCCTTGGGCGAAGCAATCACCTACAATAAGACCTCTCCACTCTTTGTTGCTTTTTTTGCATGGATTTTTCTTAAAGAAAAACTACATTGGAGTGCAATTATTGCATTAATTCTTGGATTTTCAGGCATTGTTCTCATTGCTCAGCCTCAAGGTGGTGTGTTTGATAAGTATGACATACTCGGTATTTTCTCTGGTATTGGTGCGGCACTTGCCTATACTTCCATACGAGAATTACGTCAATATTATGATACCCGTGCTATTGTAATGAGCTTTATGCTACTTGGTACACTCGGACCGTTACTTTTTATGGCAATAGGTAGCATGTATGAGGTGCCACAGGAGTGGGATTGGATTATTGCACCTTTTATAATGCCACAAAAGGTACAGTGGCTCTATATTGTAGCAGTGGGTACCAGTGCAACCATCTCTCAATTACTAATGACTAAAGCATATGAACTGACCAAGGCAGGGGTTGTCGGAACCATTAGCTATACTAATATTATTTTTGGAATGTTTATCGGGATTGTCTTGGGTGATCCCATTCCCTCTTTTTTAACCGTTTTGGGTATAATATTAGTTATTATGTCTGGGCTAATTGTGGCATTGGTCAAAGAGAAGCCATAA
- the atpD gene encoding F0F1 ATP synthase subunit beta, with protein sequence MTGKIVQVLGPVVDVDFNDYLPEINEALETTLVVDGKEGRLVLEVAAQLGDNRVRTIAMDMSEGLVRGQEVKATGAPIKVPVGEEVLGRIFNVIGETIDDNGSCDTKEYWSIHRDPPPFEEQSTKTEIFETGIKVVDLLAPYAKGGKVGLFGGAGVGKTVIIMELINNVAMKHSGYSVFAGVGERTREGNDLYFEMKESNVLDKVALCYGQMNEPPGARNRIALTGLTMAEYFRDEMGLDVLMFIDNIFRFAQSGSEMSALLGRIPSAVGYQPTLSREMGALQERITSTTKGSITSVQAVYVPADDLTDPAPASVFAHLDATTVLNRSIAEKGIYPAVDPLDSTSRMLDPQIIGEDHYNIARGVQQTLQKYKDLQDIIAILGMDELSEDDKLVVERARKIEKFLSQPFHVAEVFTGSPGVYVTLEDTVEGFKGLLDGKYDHMNEAAFYMVGNMAEAIAKNDKINAK encoded by the coding sequence ATGACGGGTAAAATTGTACAGGTTTTGGGACCAGTAGTAGATGTTGATTTTAATGACTACCTTCCTGAAATTAATGAAGCACTAGAGACTACACTTGTTGTAGATGGAAAAGAGGGCAGATTGGTTTTAGAAGTTGCTGCACAGCTTGGTGATAACAGGGTTAGGACCATTGCAATGGATATGAGTGAAGGACTTGTAAGGGGGCAGGAGGTCAAAGCAACTGGTGCACCAATCAAAGTTCCTGTAGGAGAAGAGGTTCTTGGACGTATTTTTAATGTTATTGGTGAAACGATTGATGACAATGGTTCATGTGATACCAAAGAGTATTGGTCTATCCATAGAGATCCACCACCATTCGAAGAGCAAAGTACCAAAACTGAAATCTTTGAGACAGGTATTAAGGTTGTAGATTTACTTGCACCGTATGCAAAAGGTGGTAAAGTTGGACTTTTTGGTGGTGCTGGTGTTGGTAAGACTGTTATTATTATGGAATTGATTAACAATGTTGCAATGAAGCACAGTGGCTACTCTGTATTTGCTGGTGTTGGCGAAAGAACACGTGAAGGTAATGATCTCTATTTTGAGATGAAAGAGTCTAATGTCCTTGATAAGGTTGCACTTTGCTATGGGCAAATGAATGAACCTCCAGGAGCACGTAATCGTATTGCATTAACGGGTCTAACAATGGCTGAGTATTTCCGTGATGAAATGGGACTTGATGTTCTGATGTTTATTGATAATATCTTCCGTTTTGCACAGTCTGGTTCAGAGATGTCTGCACTTCTTGGTCGTATTCCCTCAGCAGTGGGCTATCAGCCAACACTTTCAAGAGAGATGGGTGCACTTCAAGAGCGTATTACATCAACAACAAAAGGTTCTATTACTTCTGTGCAGGCAGTCTATGTGCCAGCAGATGACTTGACAGACCCAGCACCTGCTTCTGTGTTTGCACACCTTGACGCGACAACAGTTTTGAATAGATCGATTGCCGAAAAAGGTATCTATCCTGCAGTTGATCCACTTGATTCTACATCAAGAATGCTTGATCCGCAGATTATTGGGGAAGATCACTATAATATAGCACGTGGTGTACAGCAGACCCTACAGAAGTATAAAGATCTTCAGGATATTATTGCAATTCTTGGTATGGATGAACTTTCAGAAGATGATAAGCTTGTAGTAGAAAGAGCAAGAAAGATTGAAAAATTCCTTTCTCAGCCATTCCATGTTGCTGAAGTATTTACAGGATCTCCAGGTGTCTATGTGACACTTGAAGATACAGTTGAAGGTTTCAAGGGACTACTTGATGGCAAATATGACCACATGAATGAAGCAGCATTCTATATGGTAGGAAATATGGCAGAAGCTATTGCAAAAAATGATAAGATTAATGCTAAATAA
- a CDS encoding F0F1 ATP synthase subunit epsilon, with amino-acid sequence MELMKLEVVTPNGVIFNDKIRQVTLPGSEGEFGVLPAHATLVSLLDTGVIEIVRANGVELAVAINSGYVKVDEEKTTCIVDGAVAFSGEDNDLAKALNEAKELLKKAESSNTVIAAAVSKVEQIGKSF; translated from the coding sequence ATGGAACTAATGAAGCTTGAAGTTGTCACACCTAATGGTGTAATTTTTAATGATAAAATTCGACAAGTAACGTTACCGGGATCTGAAGGAGAATTTGGAGTACTTCCTGCTCATGCTACACTTGTTTCTCTACTTGATACTGGAGTGATTGAGATTGTTAGGGCCAATGGAGTTGAATTAGCAGTCGCTATTAACTCTGGATATGTCAAGGTTGATGAAGAGAAGACTACCTGTATTGTTGATGGTGCTGTAGCTTTTAGTGGAGAAGATAATGATCTTGCTAAAGCGCTTAACGAGGCAAAAGAGCTTCTGAAAAAAGCAGAGTCTTCTAACACCGTTATTGCAGCAGCAGTAAGTAAAGTAGAACAAATTGGAAAGTCTTTCTAA
- the nusB gene encoding transcription antitermination factor NusB yields MATRHQARTVVVGLLYAYDLGNENIAKFSDEILEEDKIRNKQKVFSYQLFDGTIENLKILDAEIQKYLTDWDYDSIGKVEKAILRLGAYEILVAKTDRAIIINEAVELAKALADDKAPKFINGVLDAIGK; encoded by the coding sequence ATGGCAACACGACATCAGGCTAGAACAGTAGTAGTGGGATTGCTCTATGCTTATGACCTTGGTAATGAAAACATTGCAAAGTTCTCTGATGAAATTCTTGAAGAAGATAAGATACGCAACAAACAGAAAGTGTTTTCCTATCAACTGTTTGATGGTACTATTGAAAACCTCAAAATACTTGATGCTGAGATACAAAAATATCTAACAGACTGGGATTATGATAGTATTGGAAAAGTTGAGAAAGCAATCTTACGTCTAGGGGCATATGAGATTCTTGTAGCCAAGACAGACCGTGCTATTATCATTAATGAGGCAGTAGAGCTTGCAAAGGCTTTGGCGGACGACAAGGCTCCAAAGTTTATTAATGGTGTATTGGATGCAATTGGAAAATGA
- a CDS encoding MotA/TolQ/ExbB proton channel family protein gives MNSFFNYFASSSAITIFVLLLLSIYFIVTFWIFLDRYYILNSRILSEAHSLKALYTNQSRSAARNSLIFTYLTRVSKPNKAILEAAISDALRVSTKGLTWLSIIASTSPFIGLFGTVIGILETFSKLGSQSSASLSVVAPAISEALIATAAGIAVAIFAYSFHLILKRKAYELSSLLTSQSEVILSQA, from the coding sequence TTGAATTCATTCTTTAATTATTTTGCTAGCAGTAGCGCAATCACTATATTTGTACTACTGTTATTGTCTATTTACTTCATTGTAACATTTTGGATCTTTCTAGACCGTTACTACATACTAAATTCCCGAATTTTATCTGAAGCACATTCACTCAAAGCACTTTATACGAATCAGTCAAGATCAGCGGCAAGAAATTCACTTATTTTTACTTATCTAACAAGGGTTAGTAAGCCCAATAAGGCTATACTTGAAGCAGCAATCTCTGATGCTTTACGTGTTTCGACAAAAGGATTGACGTGGCTCTCCATTATTGCTTCAACCTCTCCTTTTATTGGACTCTTTGGAACAGTTATTGGGATACTGGAGACTTTTTCAAAGCTTGGTTCGCAGTCTTCTGCCTCTCTTAGTGTGGTGGCACCAGCAATTTCTGAGGCACTGATTGCCACAGCGGCAGGTATTGCTGTGGCAATTTTTGCCTATAGCTTTCACCTTATTCTTAAGCGTAAAGCCTATGAGCTCTCCTCTTTGTTGACTTCACAATCAGAAGTGATTTTATCGCAGGCTTAA